The Apium graveolens cultivar Ventura chromosome 6, ASM990537v1, whole genome shotgun sequence genome contains a region encoding:
- the LOC141667332 gene encoding uncharacterized protein LOC141667332, whose product MVGGEQIRPLAPASDRHASDEDYTETSDHLKKKPLKTKTWFRVCMFIAAIFLIIGAVVVVLIFTIFKIKNPTINLNRISVNQLDLNNVTALLTSQNISLAAEVSVKNPNYATFKYPGTNTSLFYRGTLIGEARGPPGQAKARRTVFINETVDVIIGNFLSNPSFQSDIRSTLLPITSYTRVGGRVKMLNFIRRHITVSLNCSVMVNLTSQAIQEQKCSRKVKL is encoded by the coding sequence ATGGTTGGAGGAGAGCAAATTAGGCCACTAGCCCCAGCATCCGACCGTCATGCAAGCGACGAAGATTATACCGAAACATCTGACCATCTCAAGAAAAAACCTCTCAAAACAAAAACATGGTTTAGAGTCTGTATGTTCATTGCTGCAATTTTTCTCATCATAGGTGCAGTCGTCGTGGTCTTGATATTTACGATTTTTAAAATCAAGAACCCGACTATAAATTTGAACCGAATCTCAGTCAACCAACTTGATCTCAACAATGTCACAGCATTACTAACAAGTCAAAACATATCTCTAGCAGCTGAGGTATCTGTCAAGAATCCAAATTATGCAACATTTAAGTATCCTGGCACGAATACCAGCCTGTTTTATCGCGGCACGTTGATTGGAGAAGCCAGAGGACCACCAGGGCAAGCGAAGGCGAGAAGGACTGTATTTATTAATGAAACAGTGGATGTGATCATTGGGAATTTTTTGAGCAATCCTAGCTTTCAAAGTGATATTAGATCTACATTGCTGCCGATCACTAGCTACACTAGAGTTGGAGGGAGAGTCAAAATGTTGAATTTTATAAGGAGACATATTACAGTGAGCTTGAACTGTAGTGTGATGGTTAATCTAACAAGCCAGGCCATTCAAGAACAGAAATGCAGTAGAAAAGTTAAATTGTAG
- the LOC141667067 gene encoding RING-H2 finger protein ATL67-like, protein MSSSTTTPTATASTAAQPPFSATLSNLDFTYALVITLGFLITLLLASYICFRLTRHTQTLNPNNPSMSSSTSSFNTAVILPRILFDDNEDRDDMQRVVGLDQRVINSYRKYPFSRNLKSDSLCPICLCDYKDAEMLRMLPDCKHFFHLYCVDAWLKLSASCPVCRNSPLPTPLSTPLSEVVPLSQFTDGRNQRR, encoded by the coding sequence ATGTCCTCCTCCACCACCACCCCCACCGCCACCGCCTCCACCGCCGCACAACCGCCATTCTCAGCCACACTATCCAACCTAGACTTCACTTACGCACTCGTAATCACTCTCGGCTTCCTCATAACTCTCTTACTCGCATCCTACATTTGTTTTCGCCTCACGCGCCACACTCAAACCCTAAACCCTAACAATCCTTCCATGAGCTCATCCACCTCATCTTTCAACACTGCGGTGATTTTGCCACGCATATTATTCGATGATAACGAAGACCGCGACGACATGCAACGTGTAGTTGGACTTGATCAACGTGTGATAAATTCGTATCGGAAATATCCGTTTTCGAGAAATTTAAAAAGTGATTCATTGTGTCCGATTTGTTTGTGTGATTATAAGGATGCGGAGATGTTGAGAATGTTGCCGGATTGTAAACATTTTTTTCACCTTTATTGTGTTGATGCTTGGTTGAAGTTAAGTGCTTCTTGTCCGGTTTGTCGAAATTCGCCTTTGCCGACGCCTTTGTCTACGCCGTTGTCTGAGGTTGTGCCTCTGTCGCAGTTCACTGATGGTCGGAATCAGAGGAGGTGA
- the LOC141663844 gene encoding putative receptor-like protein kinase At4g39110, translating to MEKKPKGPPLDVHLSLISSSMAIFAVLFCVLMVVPSVSSVGAPAKSDSFTPPDSYLLDCGSSQQTTLSDKRVFLSDQNSREYLNYEGKDLVVSVPKADVPLPIYLSAKVFSSEATYTFRMNKAGWHWIRLHFFPVSGNGANLQQSKFSVISDSLVLLHEFSLGKESGWVMKEYLVNVTNQQLSIKFNPAKDSTAFINAMEVVSAPDMLISDVGNSLVPVAQTSGLSQNSYQTVYRLNVGGPKVESQSDTLGRTWAEDRQYLKPENAGRNVSVEPKVIVYPDGNSPLIAPPSVYSSAMEMGDANTVGPNFNVTWSLDIDTSYSYLVRLHFADIVSKSLNDLYFNVYVGGKKAISGLDLSTVAGDLASAYYKDFIVNSSMGVSSPLKVQISPMNEAAGTKNALLNGLEVLKINNSVNSLDGEFGADGKTAGASRGSVAAVGFVMMFGAFVGLGAVAVKWQKRPQDWQKSKSFSSWLLPLHAGDTSFMSSKSSKTSLGSRKSAFYSSTMGLGRYFSFAELQEATKNWDASAIIGVGGFGNVYIGEIDNGTKVAIKRGNPQSEQGINEFQTEIQMLSKLRHRHLVSLIGYCDENSEMILVYEFMANGPFRDHLYGKNLPFLPWKQRLEICIGAARGLHYLHTGSAQGIIHRDVKTTNILLDENFVAKMADFGLSKDGSDVEGQAYVSTAVKGSFGYLDPEYFRKQQLTDKSDVYSFGVVLLEVLCARAAINPALPREQVNLAEWAMQWKRKGLLEKIIDPTLVGNIDPESMKKFAEAAEKCLAEYGVDRPTMGDVLWNLEYALQLQEASLKGKTEDDNLAVASAASPSPAPAPAPSTNLDNKSVSSSEQAKQPSEVQAIDEHSGTAMFKQFAELNGR from the coding sequence ATGGAAAAGAAACCTAAAGGACCTCCCCTTGATGTTCACCTTTCTTTGATTTCGTCTTCAATGGCAATCTTCGCGGTTCTTTTCTGTGTCCTTATGGTTGTCCCTTCTGTATCATCTGTTGGTGCACCTGCAAAGTCTGATTCTTTCACCCCTCCTGATAGTTATCTTCTTGATTGTGGTTCATCACAGCAAACAACTCTCTCTGATAAAAGGGTTTTTTTATCAGATCAAAACTCACGCGAATATCTTAATTATGAGGGAAAAGATTTGGTAGTTTCAGTACCAAAGGCAGATGTTCCTCTTCCAATCTATCTTAGTGCCAAAGTATTTTCCTCAGAAGCAACTTATACATTTCGCATGAATAAAGCAGGTTGGCATTGGATTCGTCTGCATTTCTTTCCGGTATCTGGCAATGGTGCTAATCTGCAACAATCTAAATTTAGTGTCATTTCTGATTCATTAGTCCTCCTCCATGAATTCAGTCTTGGAAAAGAATCTGGATGGGTTATGAAGGAGTATCTTGTTAATGTCACGAATCAGCAATTGTCGATAAAATTCAACCCTGCAAAGGATTCAACTGCATTTATTAATGCCATGGAGGTGGTTTCTGCTCCTGATATGTTGATCAGTGATGTTGGCAATTCGTTGGTCCCAGTTGCACAAACATCTGGCTTGTCTCAGAATTCTTACCAAACCGTGTATCGTCTTAATGTAGGCGGTCCAAAGGTTGAGTCTCAAAGTGACACTCTTGGAAGAACATGGGCAGAAGATAGGCAGTACCTTAAACCTGAGAATGCAGGTAGAAATGTGTCTGTGGAACCAAAGGTTATTGTTTATCCTGATGGGAATTCTCCATTGATTGCGCCTCCATCAGTTTATTCTTCTGCAATGGAGATGGGTGATGCAAACACTGTAGGTCCCAATTTTAATGTCACTTGGTCTCTAGACATTGATACATCATACTCATATTTAGTTCGTCTTCATTTTGCTGACATTGTGAGCAAATCCCTCAATGACCTCTACTTTAACGTGTATGTTGGTGGGAAAAAGGCGATTTCTGGGCTAGATTTGTCAACTGTTGCAGGTGATTTGGCATCAGCTTACTACAAAGATTTTATTGTTAATTCTTCTATGGGGGTAAGCAGTCCTCTTAAAGTTCAGATTAGTCCAATGAATGAAGCTGCTGGTACCAAGAATGCACTTCTTAATGGTTTAGAGGTGTTGAAAATTAACAATTCGGTTAATAGTCTGGATGGTGAGTTTGGTGCTGATGGAAAGACTGCTGGCGCAAGTCGTGGCTCAGTGGCTGCAGTTGGATTTGTTATGATGTTTGGAGCGTTTGTCGGTTTGGGTGCTGTGGCTGTGAAATGGCAAAAGAGGCCTCAAGATTGGCAGAAGAGTAAAAGCTTCTCTTCATGGTTGCTTCCTCTTCATGCTGGAGATACAAGCTTTATGTCAAGCAAGTCAAGCAAGACTTCTTTGGGATCTCGAAAGAGTGCATTTTATTCATCAACAATGGGATTAGGTCGGTACTTTTCTTTTGCAGAGTTGCAAGAAGCAACCAAAAACTGGGACGCTAGTGCTATTATTGGTGTTGGAGGATTCGGGAATGTGTACATTGGTGAGATTGATAACGGAACCAAAGTTGCAATTAAACGTGGCAATCCACAATCTGAGCAAGGTATCAATGAATTCCAGACAGAAATCCAGATGCTTTCCAAGCTTCGCCATCGCCATTTGGTGTCACTCATTGGATATTGTGATGAAAACTCTGAGATGATATTGGTGTATGAGTTCATGGCCAATGGGCCTTTCAGAGACCATTTATATGGCAAAAACTTGCCCTTCCTCCCTTGGAAACAAAGGCTTGAGATATGCATTGGTGCAGCTCGCGGTCTTCACTACCTTCACACTGGCTCAGCTCAAGGCATCATTCATCGTGATGTGAAGACCACTAACATTTTGCTTGATGAAAACTTTGTTGCAAAAATGGCTGATTTCGGGCTCTCAAAAGATGGTTCAGACGTCGAGGGGCAAGCATATGTGAGCACTGCAGTTAAAGGCAGTTTCGGTTACTTGGACCCTGAGTACTTCAGAAAACAACAACTAACCGACAAGTCTGATGTCTACTCATTCGGGGTTGTGCTTTTGGAAGTACTTTGTGCACGCGCTGCCATCAATCCAGCATTGCCAAGAGAACAAGTAAACTTGGCAGAATGGGCAATGCAGTGGAAGCGAAAAGGCCTTCTAGAGAAGATCATTGACCCTACTCTTGTTGGCAACATCGACCCCGAGTCTATGAAAAAATTTGCAGAGGCTGCTGAGAAGTGTTTAGCAGAATATGGTGTTGACAGACCTACAATGGGAGACGTCTTGTGGAACCTAGAGTACGCGTTGCAGCTTCAGGAAGCTTCTTTAAAAGGAAAGACTGAAGACGATAATTTGGCAGTGGCAAGTGCAGCTTCCCCTTCTCCTGCTCCTGCTCCTGCACCTTCTACTAACCTGGATAACAAGTCTGTTTCATCATCTGAACAAGCTAAGCAACCATCTGAAGTTCAAGCTATCGATGAGCATTCAGGAACTGCAATGTTTAAGCAATTTGCTGAACTTAATGGCCGGTAA